A window of Sutcliffiella cohnii contains these coding sequences:
- a CDS encoding thiolase family protein — MRNVVIAAARRSPIGTFGGAFKNLKPTDLIVPVIQAVLKDSNVSKADVNEVILGQCIQRTDEPNTARTAALLAGLPPEVTGYTIQRQCASGLQAIISGALQIQTGMSDVVIAGGVEAMSSSPYLLKNQRWGSRLQHSQIYDSVWEVLEDPIHHIMMGETAERVADKYEITREEQDELALLSHQRASAAIESGIFESEIVPLVLKERRGEKVISVDEGPKSSLNIDKLSSLRPAFRDDGTVTAGNASSLNDGAAAVVLMAEEVAKEKGITPLATIRSFHVSGVEPTLMGIGPVPAIKSALSKIEWELEDVDLFEINEAFAAQYIAVEKELQLNRHQVNVNGSGISLGHPVGCTGTRIVVSLIHELRRSRLQKGIASLCVGGGMGAALLLEV, encoded by the coding sequence TTGAGAAATGTAGTCATTGCGGCAGCACGCCGCAGTCCGATTGGAACTTTTGGAGGCGCTTTCAAAAATTTAAAACCAACAGATTTAATAGTACCTGTAATTCAAGCTGTGTTAAAAGATAGTAATGTAAGTAAAGCTGATGTGAATGAAGTGATATTAGGACAATGTATACAACGAACAGATGAACCTAATACAGCAAGAACAGCAGCACTTCTAGCAGGTTTACCACCAGAAGTAACAGGTTATACGATTCAACGACAATGTGCATCAGGGCTACAAGCTATTATTTCAGGAGCCTTGCAAATTCAAACGGGTATGTCTGACGTTGTTATTGCTGGAGGAGTCGAAGCGATGAGTTCTAGCCCATACCTATTAAAAAATCAACGTTGGGGTAGCAGATTACAACATTCACAAATATATGATTCTGTTTGGGAAGTGCTTGAAGACCCGATACATCATATTATGATGGGGGAAACAGCAGAGAGAGTAGCAGATAAATATGAGATTACGAGAGAAGAACAAGATGAACTAGCGTTATTAAGTCATCAACGTGCTAGTGCTGCAATAGAGAGTGGAATATTTGAGAGTGAAATCGTTCCACTTGTATTAAAAGAAAGAAGGGGAGAGAAAGTTATTTCTGTAGACGAAGGACCTAAATCTTCATTAAACATAGATAAATTAAGTAGTTTACGACCGGCCTTCCGAGATGATGGTACCGTTACGGCTGGTAATGCATCTAGTTTAAATGATGGTGCAGCAGCTGTAGTCCTAATGGCAGAAGAAGTTGCGAAGGAAAAAGGAATAACACCATTAGCTACAATTCGTAGTTTTCATGTTTCCGGTGTAGAACCGACGTTGATGGGGATTGGTCCAGTTCCAGCGATTAAAAGTGCATTATCGAAAATAGAGTGGGAGCTAGAAGATGTAGACCTATTCGAAATTAATGAAGCTTTTGCGGCACAGTACATAGCGGTCGAGAAAGAGCTTCAATTAAATCGACACCAGGTGAATGTTAATGGAAGTGGGATTAGCCTAGGTCATCCAGTAGGGTGCACAGGTACTAGAATAGTAGTGAGTCTTATTCATGAGTTAAGAAGAAGTAGACTTCAAAAAGGGATTGCTTCTTTATGCGTTGGCGGAGGCATGGGAGCAGCGCTTTTATTAGAAGTATAA
- a CDS encoding substrate-binding domain-containing protein, whose amino-acid sequence MKRVKLAFLLVCMSVLVLSACSSSSSGGDDDTITIGVLASLTGGLESYGKQTVQGFELGLEYATDGKMEVAGKKIKFIVEDTETKPEVAIQKATKLLEDDKVDFLVGSSSSGDTLAVLPLAEEYEKIMVVEPAAADSVTGADWNKYVFRTARNSSQDAVAGAAAIASEGVKIATFAPDYSFGHDGVSAFKEAAVALGAEIVLEEYADPTATDFTSNIQKILDAQPDYLFVVWAGANSPWNQIADMRVQERGIKISTGAPDIPALYTMEQLVGMEGFTVYYHTLPDNPINDWLVENHKEKFNGDVPDLFTPGGMTAALAIVEALKQTEGKTDTDLLIETMEGMSFDTPKGKMTFRPDDHQALQTLYAVRLEKVDGVDYPVPVLIRELSPEETAPPIRNK is encoded by the coding sequence ATGAAGAGAGTCAAATTAGCATTTCTTTTAGTTTGTATGAGTGTTCTAGTTTTATCTGCTTGTAGTAGTTCATCAAGTGGTGGGGACGACGATACGATTACGATCGGCGTTTTAGCATCATTAACTGGTGGACTTGAAAGTTATGGTAAACAAACTGTTCAAGGTTTTGAATTAGGTCTTGAATATGCAACAGACGGAAAAATGGAAGTTGCGGGTAAGAAAATTAAATTTATCGTAGAGGATACGGAAACAAAACCGGAAGTAGCCATCCAAAAAGCTACAAAACTATTAGAGGATGATAAAGTAGATTTCTTAGTTGGATCTTCTAGTTCTGGAGATACGTTAGCAGTATTACCTCTAGCTGAAGAATACGAAAAAATTATGGTTGTAGAGCCAGCAGCGGCTGATAGTGTTACGGGTGCTGATTGGAACAAGTATGTTTTCCGTACTGCACGTAACTCTTCTCAAGATGCAGTAGCAGGTGCAGCAGCAATAGCTAGTGAAGGTGTGAAAATTGCAACGTTTGCTCCTGACTATTCTTTCGGTCATGACGGAGTTTCTGCATTTAAAGAGGCTGCAGTTGCACTTGGAGCAGAGATTGTATTAGAAGAATATGCAGATCCTACAGCTACAGACTTTACGTCTAATATCCAAAAAATATTGGATGCACAACCTGATTACTTATTTGTTGTCTGGGCTGGTGCGAACTCACCATGGAATCAAATTGCTGATATGAGAGTACAAGAAAGAGGTATTAAAATTTCAACAGGTGCACCAGATATTCCCGCACTATATACAATGGAACAACTAGTTGGAATGGAAGGATTCACTGTTTATTATCATACGTTACCGGATAACCCTATTAACGATTGGTTAGTAGAAAACCATAAAGAGAAATTTAATGGAGATGTACCAGATTTATTTACTCCAGGAGGAATGACTGCTGCGTTAGCTATTGTTGAAGCGTTAAAGCAAACAGAGGGGAAAACAGATACTGATTTACTTATTGAAACGATGGAAGGTATGAGCTTTGATACACCGAAAGGAAAAATGACATTCCGCCCTGATGATCACCAAGCATTACAAACTTTATATGCGGTTCGTCTAGAAAAAGTGGATGGAGTAGACTATCCAGTTCCGGTATTAATTCGTGAACTATCTCCAGAGGAAACAGCTCCACCTATTAGAAATAAGTAG
- a CDS encoding TVP38/TMEM64 family protein produces MEIIETLKELLTLENILDVLHEYKSFGPLPGFFLVVLEAFLPFLPLIVIVMANAAAFGLWYGFLISWTGTVVGASIVFLIVKKLRNRPWVKKFLEKEKVKSTMSWIERHGFGPIFLLFCFPFTPSFLINVVAGLSKMKYHTFFLALVAGKMVMIFTISYIGYDIVSFIREPIKTAITLTIMFVLWYIGKIVEKKLQNSIKIGDE; encoded by the coding sequence ATGGAAATAATAGAGACATTAAAAGAATTGCTCACCTTAGAAAATATATTAGATGTATTGCATGAATATAAATCGTTTGGACCGCTTCCAGGCTTTTTTCTAGTAGTGTTAGAAGCCTTTTTACCCTTTTTACCGTTAATTGTAATTGTAATGGCCAATGCTGCTGCATTTGGACTGTGGTACGGATTTCTTATTTCTTGGACAGGTACAGTTGTAGGGGCAAGTATCGTCTTCTTAATTGTAAAAAAATTAAGAAATCGACCTTGGGTAAAGAAGTTTTTGGAAAAAGAAAAAGTGAAAAGTACGATGAGTTGGATTGAAAGACACGGTTTTGGACCTATTTTTTTACTCTTCTGCTTTCCTTTCACGCCATCATTTTTAATTAACGTAGTTGCGGGGTTATCAAAAATGAAATATCATACATTCTTTCTAGCCCTCGTTGCAGGGAAAATGGTTATGATCTTTACGATAAGCTACATAGGGTACGATATCGTTTCATTTATTAGAGAACCGATAAAAACTGCGATTACGTTAACTATAATGTTTGTATTATGGTACATAGGAAAAATTGTAGAGAAAAAATTACAAAATTCTATAAAAATTGGAGACGAATAG
- the lepB gene encoding signal peptidase I, with amino-acid sequence MKNKNRFKITKWRVVFLSFFFLILLRICFFSNYVVEGHSMKPTLEEGNLLVVNTFVYHVQEPKRFDIVVFKQGENSDHYVKRVIGLPGEKIEYLNDVLYINDKAINENFIKEQKDNMIRNNLTGNFTLKDLTGEEVVPKGHLFVIGDNRLGSYDSRHFGFVKMDDIVGKVNMRYWPLGGIE; translated from the coding sequence TTGAAAAACAAAAATCGTTTCAAAATAACCAAATGGAGAGTAGTTTTTTTATCTTTTTTCTTCTTAATTTTATTAAGAATATGCTTCTTTTCGAATTATGTAGTCGAGGGACATTCGATGAAGCCAACATTAGAAGAAGGAAATTTATTAGTAGTCAACACGTTTGTTTATCATGTACAAGAGCCGAAGCGGTTCGATATTGTTGTATTTAAGCAAGGAGAAAACTCAGATCATTACGTCAAAAGAGTCATTGGTTTACCAGGGGAAAAAATAGAATATTTAAACGATGTATTATATATAAATGATAAAGCAATTAATGAAAACTTTATAAAGGAACAAAAAGATAATATGATTCGTAACAATCTCACTGGTAACTTTACATTAAAAGATTTAACTGGGGAAGAAGTAGTACCGAAAGGTCATCTGTTTGTTATTGGGGATAATAGATTAGGTAGTTATGACAGTAGACACTTTGGTTTTGTGAAAATGGATGATATCGTTGGGAAAGTGAATATGCGTTATTGGCCATTGGGAGGAATTGAGTAG
- a CDS encoding BTAD domain-containing putative transcriptional regulator: protein MSSLDPILLTKISPPIFQNHLVLRRAKITRKMKAITNYKATIVHAGPGYGKSTVISSFVPFFEYETCWYTVSTYDDEVIPFIRYIVHAIKQKVPEFGDKMLTYLQTMDRYLREEEVRNISSFFINELSELNESIVLVIDDFQYVQSNQDIETWFSWLLQHIPNNLHIVFITRTKPTWEVITPMKVKNEMLELNETDLVFSKEEVEVLIQDIFGLDLSEELIEFIYKISEGWVMAIGLLTQSLSETEMELDSFQIDHLQSLEDLFKYLANEVFMKQTPMVQQFLEQTSIFDVMTGDLCDEVLGINGSNYLLKTLSEKSVFVISIGKEQYRYHALFKEFLERRLKEDARQYNYLQQRCARWYVQKDEFVQAIAHYEKINDYEQVGAIIHQHGNRFIEYGQLTSLLEKLKKIDKRIKDKRYLLWFYEGEVHRYRCYYEEAEQSYREAYNMAVKANDTFVMIRSLAGITKIYLDTIQPIRAERALAEAIQLMKGSDEINTQEEQQLYYLMAENLINSGQAVKAQKWFEKVKQLDSMTIQGNLEARIMLRSGKLNAARKKLLSKQKEEGAWHLPQSHRETELLLSLVESFMGNPEEAKRLADKAIKQGIKLQAPFVEACGWIRLGHAAQLMDMYVPSLAKECYETALMIMEELNVSRGKAEPNMGLCVLYGYQGAYEKSIICGEEALKETEQVRDSWLSGLIYLCLFISSLINKKYDKALAYKLRAEKILTQCGDQYSITVVALWNAIYYYEMEEWESFEEAVSLFLSNVQTGDYEFILFKKTLFGPKDLQQFTPILLEAQKRDIHSAYVTSLLNELGFSHMKNHPGYTVRIQTLGSFRVWLGQKEVEERDWQRAKAKELLELFVTERKRMIPKEEIFANLWPDQEEKTVTRDFKVALNTLNKVLEPNRKPREEPFFIQRTGSSYGLNLHSGYTIDCVVFEEWARLGLEARDKEQSLQYLQQAIHMYQGDFLPDQKYADWCLTERERLLVYFLRAAEKLAQLLVSKNDYNQAIEWCERILEKDETWEEAYRLIMYCYYQNNNRPQAMKYFAKCKEKLAEELGIEPMQSTLKMYEVIMGKAN from the coding sequence ATGTCCTCGCTCGATCCAATTCTATTAACGAAAATATCCCCACCAATATTTCAAAATCACCTAGTGTTAAGAAGGGCAAAAATAACGAGAAAAATGAAAGCGATTACTAATTATAAAGCAACGATTGTTCACGCAGGTCCTGGTTATGGGAAGAGTACAGTCATTTCATCATTTGTCCCTTTTTTCGAATATGAAACTTGCTGGTACACTGTCTCAACTTATGATGATGAAGTTATTCCGTTTATCCGTTATATTGTACATGCAATTAAACAAAAAGTACCTGAATTCGGCGATAAAATGTTAACGTACTTACAAACGATGGATCGATACTTACGGGAAGAAGAAGTTAGGAATATTAGTTCTTTCTTTATTAACGAGTTGTCAGAGCTAAACGAATCAATCGTTTTAGTAATAGATGATTTTCAATACGTCCAATCTAACCAAGACATTGAAACATGGTTTAGTTGGCTACTTCAGCATATACCAAACAACCTACATATTGTGTTTATTACTAGGACGAAACCGACGTGGGAAGTTATTACGCCAATGAAGGTTAAAAATGAAATGCTCGAACTGAATGAAACCGATTTAGTGTTTTCAAAAGAAGAAGTGGAAGTATTAATACAAGATATTTTTGGTTTAGACCTTTCGGAAGAGTTAATCGAATTTATTTATAAAATTTCAGAAGGTTGGGTTATGGCAATAGGACTATTAACGCAAAGTCTTTCTGAAACAGAAATGGAATTAGACTCTTTTCAAATTGACCATCTTCAATCTCTAGAAGATTTATTTAAGTATTTAGCGAATGAAGTGTTCATGAAACAAACCCCAATGGTACAGCAGTTTTTAGAACAAACGTCCATTTTTGACGTGATGACTGGAGACTTATGTGATGAAGTTTTAGGAATTAATGGTTCCAATTATTTATTAAAAACTTTATCCGAGAAGAGCGTTTTTGTCATCTCTATTGGGAAAGAGCAATATCGATACCATGCGCTTTTTAAAGAGTTTTTAGAAAGAAGACTGAAGGAAGATGCTCGTCAGTATAATTATTTACAACAACGATGTGCTCGTTGGTACGTCCAGAAAGATGAGTTCGTCCAAGCAATTGCTCATTATGAAAAAATTAATGATTATGAACAAGTAGGGGCAATCATTCATCAGCACGGTAACCGTTTTATTGAATATGGCCAACTAACTAGTTTACTAGAAAAATTAAAGAAAATAGATAAACGGATCAAAGATAAAAGATATTTATTGTGGTTTTACGAAGGGGAGGTTCATCGCTACCGTTGCTACTACGAGGAGGCAGAACAGTCCTATCGGGAAGCATACAATATGGCGGTCAAAGCAAACGACACATTCGTTATGATTCGTTCTCTTGCCGGGATAACAAAAATATATTTAGATACAATCCAACCAATTAGAGCAGAACGCGCTTTAGCTGAGGCAATTCAATTAATGAAGGGATCAGACGAGATTAACACCCAAGAAGAGCAACAATTATACTATTTAATGGCGGAGAACTTAATTAATTCTGGTCAAGCGGTAAAGGCACAAAAATGGTTCGAAAAAGTAAAACAGCTTGATTCCATGACGATACAAGGGAATCTCGAGGCTAGAATAATGCTCCGTTCAGGAAAGTTAAATGCTGCAAGAAAGAAACTACTATCCAAGCAAAAAGAGGAAGGTGCTTGGCACTTACCACAATCGCACCGTGAAACAGAGCTACTTCTTTCATTAGTAGAGTCGTTTATGGGAAATCCAGAAGAAGCAAAACGGTTAGCTGATAAAGCAATTAAACAAGGAATAAAACTACAAGCCCCTTTCGTGGAAGCGTGTGGATGGATACGGTTAGGTCATGCTGCTCAACTAATGGACATGTATGTACCTTCGTTAGCAAAAGAATGCTACGAAACGGCTTTAATGATTATGGAAGAACTGAATGTATCACGTGGAAAAGCAGAGCCGAACATGGGTTTATGTGTGTTATATGGCTATCAAGGTGCATACGAAAAATCAATTATTTGTGGTGAAGAAGCATTAAAAGAGACGGAACAAGTAAGAGATAGCTGGTTGTCCGGGCTAATTTATTTATGCTTATTTATTTCGTCTTTAATCAATAAAAAATATGATAAAGCACTTGCCTATAAATTGCGCGCAGAGAAAATATTAACACAGTGTGGAGATCAGTACAGCATAACAGTGGTAGCGTTATGGAATGCCATTTACTATTACGAAATGGAAGAATGGGAGTCTTTTGAAGAAGCTGTTAGTTTATTTTTATCTAACGTTCAAACAGGAGATTACGAGTTTATTTTATTTAAGAAAACGTTATTTGGGCCGAAAGATTTACAGCAATTCACACCGATTTTATTAGAAGCTCAAAAGCGAGATATTCATAGTGCATATGTTACTTCTTTGTTGAATGAACTTGGCTTTTCACATATGAAAAACCATCCTGGATATACGGTACGGATACAAACACTTGGATCGTTTCGGGTATGGCTTGGTCAAAAGGAAGTGGAAGAACGAGACTGGCAACGAGCGAAAGCAAAAGAGCTATTAGAGTTATTTGTAACAGAAAGAAAGCGGATGATACCGAAAGAAGAAATTTTTGCAAATCTTTGGCCAGATCAAGAGGAAAAAACGGTCACAAGAGATTTTAAAGTGGCATTAAACACATTAAATAAAGTACTAGAGCCTAACCGTAAGCCGAGAGAAGAACCGTTTTTTATTCAACGTACAGGAAGTTCCTACGGGTTAAATCTACACAGCGGATACACGATAGATTGTGTCGTATTTGAAGAGTGGGCACGACTTGGTTTAGAAGCAAGAGACAAAGAGCAATCACTACAATACTTACAACAGGCGATTCACATGTATCAAGGAGATTTCTTACCTGATCAAAAATATGCCGATTGGTGCTTAACAGAAAGAGAGCGTCTATTAGTCTACTTTTTACGAGCGGCCGAAAAGCTAGCACAACTATTAGTTAGTAAAAATGATTACAATCAAGCCATCGAATGGTGTGAAAGAATATTAGAAAAAGATGAAACGTGGGAAGAGGCATATCGCCTTATCATGTATTGCTATTATCAAAATAATAACCGACCACAAGCGATGAAATATTTTGCGAAATGTAAAGAAAAACTAGCAGAAGAATTAGGAATAGAACCGATGCAGTCCACATTAAAGATGTACGAAGTAATTATGGGGAAAGCGAACTAA